A single Triticum dicoccoides isolate Atlit2015 ecotype Zavitan chromosome 2A, WEW_v2.0, whole genome shotgun sequence DNA region contains:
- the LOC119355647 gene encoding protein NUCLEAR FUSION DEFECTIVE 4-like, whose product MAGGGGLGKVKAGSRPPWVGLAAAVWVQVAAGSAYVFPLYSHAVKEALGYNQKALTMLGVANDVGENVGLVPGVLANRLPPWLILLIGSACAFFGFGTVWLAVTKTVAMPYWVLCIALCVGTNSSAWLGTAALVTNMRNFPLSRGTVAGLIKGYVAVSAAVYTETFNGMLNNSPTNLLLLLALGIPVACVVVMYFVRPCTPSLDEDNATEHSHFVFTQVSSVVLGVYLMVATILGDTLNLSATITYLLFGIMILLLLSPLAIPIKMTLYPSKPKEEKASALLVPSYSTDSLSGADQENGEPLLCGTSATFVPGNNDSDETDLDVLLAEGEGAVNLKKRKGPRRGDDFTFAEALVKADFWLLFIVYFCGVGTGVTALNNLAQIGTSVGANDTTVLLCLFGFCNFVGRILGGSISEYFVRTRMLPRPFWMMCTQIIMVVTFLLFATGLHSLIYVSTTLLGICYGVQFAVMIPTVSELFGLKDFGLMYNFMLMVNPIGAFFFSALLAGYVYDKEAERQNPGVLDPSNCFGPDCFRLTFYVCAMVCCCGTLICLVFIARIKPVYQMLYASGSFRHPLTAAAVLME is encoded by the exons ATGGCGGGCGGCGGAGGGCTGGGGAAGGTGAAGGCGGGGAGCCGGCCGCCGTGGgtggggctggcggcggcggtgtgggtgcAGGTGGCGGCCGGCAGCGCCTACGTCTTCCCGCTCTACTCGCACGCCGTCAAGGAGGCGCTCGGGTACAACCAGAAGGCGCTCACCATGCTGGGCGTCGCCAACGACGTGGGCGAGAACGTGGGGTTGGTCCCCGGGGTGCTCGCCAACCGCCTCCCGCCCTGGCTCATCCTCCTCATCGGCTCCGCCTGCGCCTTCTTCGGCTTCGGCACCGTCTGGCTCGCCGTCACCAAGACCGTCGCCATGCCCTACTGGGTG TTGTGTATAGCTCTATGTGTCGGCACAAACAGCAGTGCATGGTTGGGAACTGCGGCGCTTGTGACCAACATGAGGAACTTTCCTCTCAGCCGAGGAACCGTTGCCGGTCTCATCAAAGGTTATGTTGCTGTTAGTGCTGCTGTCTACACGGAAACGTTCAATGGAATGCTTAACAATTCGCCCACAAACCTTTTGCTGTTGCTTGCTTTGGGGATCCCGGTAGCATGTGTTGTGGTGATGTATTTTGTCAGGCCCTGCACCCCATCACTGGATGAGGATAATGCAACAGAACACAGCCACTTCGTGTTCACGCAGGTCTCTAGTGTGGTTCTCGGCGTGTACCTTATGGTGGCTACGATACTCGGCGACACTTTGAACCTAAGTGCGACTATCACCTACCTTTTATTTGGTATAATGATACTCCTGCTCCTTTCTCCACTTGCCATACCAATCAAAATGACACTTTATCCAAGCAAGCCAAAGGAGGAGAAGGCCAGCGCCCTGCTTGTTCCGTCTTATTCAACGGATAGTTTGTCCGGTGCGGATCAAGAGAATGGAGAACCGCTTCTGTGTGGCACGTCGGCGACGTTTGTTCCAGGCAACAATGATTCTGATGAGACTGATCTGGATGTTCTGCTTGCTGAGGGTGAGGGAGCAGTGAATTTGAAGAAGAGGAAAGGGCCAAGAAGAGGGGACGATTTCACATTTGCTGAAGCCTTAGTTAAGGCAGATTTCTGGCTACTGTTTATTGTATACTTTTGTGGTGTTGGCACTGGTGTCACTGCTCTGAACAACCTAGCTCAGATTGGGACTTCTGTTGGTGCTAATGACACAACTGTTTTGTTGTGCCTCTTcggcttctgcaactttgttggccGTATCCTTGGTGGATCAATCTCTGAATATTTCGTAAG AACAAGAATGCTTCCTCGTCCTTTCTGGATGATGTGCACACAAATAATCATGGTGGTAACCTTCCTCCTTTTTGCGACCGGCCTCCACAGCCTGATCTATGTGTCAACGACGCTGCTGGGGATATGCTACGGGGTCCAGTTCGCAGTCATGATACCGACCGTGTCGGAGCTTTTCGGGCTCAAGGACTTCGGGCTGATGTACAACTTCATGCTCATGGTGAACCCGATCGGCGCGTTCTTTTTCTCGGCCCTCCTCGCCGGTTACGTCTACGACAAGGAGGCGGAGAGGCAGAACCCTGGCGTGCTGGACCCTTCAAACTGCTTTGGACCTGACTGTTTCAGGCTCACATTCTACGTCTGTGCCATGGTGTGTTGCTGTGGAACCCTGATCTGCCTAGTTTTCATCGCGAGGATCAAGCCGGTTTATCAGATGCTCTACGCCAGCGGGTCGTTCAGACACCCTCTGACAGCAGCAGCTGTACTGATGGAGTAA